CTGCTAAGCGCTTACTCAACACCGGATCCACCTAGCAACGGGCCCATGTCTCGGTACATAGCGTTCAACGGGGAACCATAATGGTCATAACCATAACACGAGTGTGATTAAGACGAGTTGGATTTCCAGACAGTCAATTGGTCTGCTGGAAAGGGAGTTAGTAAGACGGCGTTACGTAATTGAACATACTCCCTTGATACGATGACTAAGTTGAGTGATCAAGCCCCCATTTGGGCTTTGTCATCAACCTcctgatttttttttgatctTGACACTGTTTGTATTTATACAAAATATAGTTTGGGTCTaaatgtgtttgtgtagTTTCAAATTTCAATCACATTTTATTGACGCTGTGTTGGGATTATTATTAATATAAAACTACCATTGTAATTCACTCATTTCATGCTACAAaatgcacttttcagaATCGAAAAATATCCAGTCAATCGTCCCACAGACCCACAGTTTTATTTATAGGGTTAGGGCTTCCCAATACGGCTCGTCCCAAACATAAACAAGCCCGAACCTTATCAGTTCACTAACAAGTATATGTGTAGATGTTTTTGagatcttcttgagcagagtCTGTGGAGTTGTTTGTGCGATAGAAGCGAACGTTTGCACCATTACATTTTTGTGCGTGCCCATcaccttgtccttgtcgtcccCACCACATTGCCAGTGTCACCACTACATTGCCAGTGTCACCATTACACCATCTAGGTCACCCCAACTACAACACCTTCACCACCTTCATTCCTCCACTCCACACTACGATGAAAAAAGTGGAACCAATCGAGTTCCTCAAGGACCGGGTCTATCTCGGAGCATATGCGCACACCCCCAAGGACACCGAGACGACCGTCTACTTCACGGTCGACGATGCTCTTCCCTACAACCCGTTTCATCTGGATTTCGGGCCTCTGAATGCCGGTCATCTGTACCGATTTGCGGTTGCTCTTCACGAGATTCTGGCGGAGAACGAGGACAAGGCGGTCATGTTCTACTCGTATCCTGATCCCCGATACCGAGCCAATGCCGCCTGTCTTCTGTGTTGTTACATGGTGTTGATCCAGTCGTGGCCTCCTCATTTGGCATTGGCACCGATTGCACAGGCGGAGCCTCCGTTCATGCCGTTCCGCGACGCCGGCTACTCGACTGCTGACTTCATTCTCACCATCCAGGACGTGGTCTACGGGTGCTGGCGGGCCAAGGAAAAGGGCTTTTTGGACCTGCGCCACTTCAATCTcgacgagtacgagcagTATGAAAAAGTGGACCAGGGCGACTTCAACGAGCTGCCTCCTCATTACATTGCGTTTGCGTCACCGCAGCAGGAGGACTTTCTCACCCCGCTGGACCACGCCTTCAACAACGTGCTCGACTACTTTGAGACCCACAACGTGCAGCTGGTGGTGCGTCTCAACTCGATTCTGTACGACGCTCGTCAGTTCGAGCAACGCGGAATCAAGCACGTGGACATGATCTTCGACGATGGCACCGTGCCCACCATGGACATGGTCAAAAAGTTTGTTGGCGCGGCTGAATGCATCATCGAACAGGGCGGCAAGATCGCCGTTCATTGCAAGGCCGGCCTGGGCCGCACGGGGTGTCTGATTGGCGCCCATCTCATCTACTCCTACGGCTTCACCGCCGCCGAATGTATTGCCTACATGCGGTTTCTGCGGCCAGGAATGGTGGTGGGCCCCCAACAACACTGGCTCTACCTCCACCAGAACGAGTTCAGAGACTGGAAACGAACCATGGTCGTCAGCGATACCCCCAGCTACAAGCTGGCCAACCTGCGACCCCTGGTGCCCATTGCCGACCAACAGTGCAAATTGAGACAACAATTGAGCGCTCTCCAGGACCAGATCCGGCGCAAGGAGGAACAATTGGGCTCTCTGGGAGCCTCCGCAGTAACCCATGACTCCATTCTGCCGTCAACCCCCCCGCCAAAAACACCCGAACGATCAATTCTCGGAGACATGGACCATTGCAACTCGATTCTGCCGGCCCCTACTCCCGGACAGCCCCGCAAAAACTCCCCCAGTCCGGCCCATCGATCTGGAAGTGTAGGCATTTCCGCCATCCGTCCCAAACGGTACATTTCCACTTCCCATGACACCGTCTACAACTCGGACGAGGAACGAGAAGGCTCGATCGCCTCGGCGCGACGAgtggtcagcagcagacaaATGCCGTCGCGTCAGCCGTCGCGGtccgtgtctgtgtcagTCTGCGAGGACGTAGAGGGCTCGCTGATTGTCACGGCCTCTCATTCGCCCTCCCGACGACCCtcgcaccagcagcagctgcggTCGCCCTCCAAACAGCTGGACTTCGACCAGGAGAACGACATGAAAAAGTCACCATTGAGGGTTCGGAGCGCATCCCGGCGCCAGGCATCGGTGCGACAAGTCAGTGGCGAGACCGGCGTGAGAAAGGTCTCCAGAACCAAGAGGTCGTAGAGATTTGGCGGTATTTAGATGACTGCATGATTTATCCACTGAGATGActtggtcacatgacccatTCAAATGACccaatcacatgacccgATCAGATCACTTTGTCATTAACCCCCCTCTCACCCAGAACAGCTATCGGACACACTAGAATGGCATCCCACGCTAACAGATACCACAGTTATATGCATGGAACAGTATGTATGGATTAATAATGAATCACGTAATGGAATGGTCGTGTAGTGGTACACTAAGAGTGCGATacctacgagtactcgtgTTCTGTGGAAGTGTGGATCTCCATGCCACGAACAACTTTTAGTAGTCATTGTCTCGCTTCTTCGTCTCCCGgacctccttctcagccaGATACTGTGGTTGAATGAGATCAACGCCGAGTCATTCAGATCTTTTCAGATCGTTCTCATGCTGTTCGGCTAAGACCCGGCCTTTGGAGAAGGGCGTGTTCAGGGGCATGTGTGTTCTCGTGCTCGACGAGACGGTCAACCTGATCGAAGGAAAAGGATAGGAAGTCGGCatcaagtacgagtacaagtactgtacaatactcgTAGCGAAAGTACCTGACTCTGCGGACCCAAGAGTTGCCACACACCAACAGGCAGATCGAGGTGTTGAGCAGTACCCTGCCTTTGACTTGGGTATCACCCTGTCTTCACCATCAGACAGCCCTCAAGGGAAGCTGATGTGAACGGAACTGGCCTCGAACTGGTCGACGTACTGTTGAACATTAGTCGCGTATTACTTGGACCCTCAAATATGTGAGCTGTGTCCAACTAATGAGCAACTAATGGCCGCTTATCCGCTGCCCCAACTAGCACATGTCACGGCGGAAATCGCCCATTCAGCTGTCGACAGAATTTTTCATTCTGGTTTTGCGATGCGGTACAAGGACATGGACACGTGACTTCACCATTGCTCCTGTACCCCAGATGGTTGTAG
This genomic interval from Yarrowia lipolytica chromosome 1E, complete sequence contains the following:
- a CDS encoding uncharacterized protein (Compare to YALI0E16038g, similar to Saccharomyces cerevisiae CDC14 (YFR028C); ancestral locus Anc_1.349, similar to uniprot|Q00684 Saccharomyces cerevisiae YFR028c CDC14 dual specificity phosphatase) yields the protein MKKVEPIEFLKDRVYLGAYAHTPKDTETTVYFTVDDALPYNPFHLDFGPLNAGHLYRFAVALHEILAENEDKAVMFYSYPDPRYRANAACLLCCYMVLIQSWPPHLALAPIAQAEPPFMPFRDAGYSTADFILTIQDVVYGCWRAKEKGFLDLRHFNLDEYEQYEKVDQGDFNELPPHYIAFASPQQEDFLTPLDHAFNNVLDYFETHNVQLVVRLNSILYDARQFEQRGIKHVDMIFDDGTVPTMDMVKKFVGAAECIIEQGGKIAVHCKAGLGRTGCLIGAHLIYSYGFTAAECIAYMRFLRPGMVVGPQQHWLYLHQNEFRDWKRTMVVSDTPSYKLANLRPLVPIADQQCKLRQQLSALQDQIRRKEEQLGSLGASAVTHDSILPSTPPPKTPERSILGDMDHCNSILPAPTPGQPRKNSPSPAHRSGSVGISAIRPKRYISTSHDTVYNSDEEREGSIASARRVVSSRQMPSRQPSRSVSVSVCEDVEGSLIVTASHSPSRRPSHQQQLRSPSKQLDFDQENDMKKSPLRVRSASRRQASVRQVSGETGVRKVSRTKRS